A region from the Dromaius novaehollandiae isolate bDroNov1 chromosome 28, bDroNov1.hap1, whole genome shotgun sequence genome encodes:
- the SP1 gene encoding transcription factor Sp1 isoform X1, whose translation MPAGGGRRQPWDQESPEEMAAVKPEKGEGDASSTSSGGGGEGQESQPSPLALLAATCSRIESPNENSNSSQGQQGGSGELDLTAAAAQIAQSANGWQIISAGSGTPTPAKEPGANGSNGSGDASKSRPVSAGQYVVAAASNLQNQQVLTGLPGVIPNIQYQVIPQFQTIDGQQLQFAATPAQVNVQQDASGQLQIIPGANQQIITSRAGTGNLIAMPNLLQQAVPIQGVGLANNTLSGQTQYVANVPVALNGNITLLPVNSVAASLAPTSQTVTLSGSGSPDSSSQPATSGAAISSSSLATSHASSGSFFTNANSYSTTTTTSNMGIMNFSSSAAVGTNVQAQTPQRVGSVQSSDSLQSQVSGVALQPGQQKEGDQSQPAQQQQQILLQPQLVQGGQTIQALQTAPLSGQTFATQAISQDALQNLQLQAVPNSGPIIIRTPTVGPNGQVSWQTIQLQNLQVQNPQAQTITLAPMQGVSLGQTGSTSTTLTPIASLPSGTVTVNAAQLSSMPGLQTINLSALGASGIQVHQLQGLPLAIANTAGDHGAQLGLHGASGDGLGDDNTAVEEGETSPDPQPQQGRKVRREACTCPYCKDSEGRSSGDPGKKKQHICHIPGCGKVYGKTSHLRAHLRWHTGERPFVCTWILCGKRFTRSDELQRHKRTHTGEKKFACPECPKRFMRSDHLSKHIKTHQNKKGGTANSVAMNVSAVPMDTGASAEGNGGPTPSALIATNMVAMEAICPEGIARLASSGINVMQVADLQSINISGNGF comes from the exons ATgcctgcgggggggggaaggaggcagccgTGGG ACCAGGAGAGTCCCGAGGAGATGGCTGCAGTGAAGCCCGAGAAGGGCGAGGGAGacgccagcagcaccagcagcggcggcggtggcgagggCCAG gagtcgcagccttccccgctggcgctgctggcggccACCTGCAGCAGGATCGAGTCTCCCAACGAGAACTCCAACAGCTCCCAGGGCCAGCAAGGCGGGAGCGGCGAGCTGGACctcacggccgccgccgcccagaTCGCCCAGTCCGCCAACGGCTGGCAGATCATATCCGCCGGCTCCGGCACGCCGACTCCCGCCAAGGAGCCGGGCGCCAACGGCAGCAACGGCAGCGGCGACGCCTCCAAGAGCCGGCCCGTGAGCGCGGGGCAGTACGTGGTCGCGGCCGCCTCCAACCTGCAGAACCAGCAGGTGCTGACGGGCCTGCCGGGCGTTATCCCGAATATCCAGTACCAGGTCATTCCCCAGTTCCAGACCATCGACGGGCAGCAGCTGCAGTTCGCCGCCACCCCGGCGCAGGTCAACGTGCAGCAGGATGCCTCGGGCCAGCTGCAGATCATCCCCGGCGCCAACCAGCAGATCATCACGAGCCGAGCGGGGACGGGTAACCTCATCGCCATGCCGAACCTGCTGCAGCAAGCCGTCCCCATCCAGGGCGTGGGCCTGGCCAACAACACCCTCTCGGGGCAAACCCAGTATGTGGCCAACGTCCCCGTGGCCCTCAACGGCAACATCACGCTGCTGCCGGTGAACAGCGTGGCGGCCAGCCTGGCCCCCACGTCGCAGACGGTCACCCTGAGCGGCTCCGGCTCTCCGGACAGCAGCTCCCAGCCGGCCACCTCGGGCGCTGCCATCAGCTCGTCCAGCCTGGCCACGTCTCACGCCAGCTCCGGCTCCTTTTTTACCAACGCCAACAGCtactccaccaccaccaccaccagtaaCATGGGCATCATGAATTTTTCCAGCAGCGCCGCCGTGGGAACGAACGTGCAGGCGCAGACGCCCCAGCGGGTCGGCAGCGTCCAGAGCTCGGACTctctgcagagccaggtctcCGGGGTGGCCCTGCAGCCGGGGCAGCAGAAGGAGGGGGATCAGAGCCAGccggcgcagcagcagcagcagatcctgctccagccccagctcgTCCAGGGAGGGCAGACCATCCAGGCCCTGCAGACCGCCCCGCTCTCTGGCCAGACCTTTGCCACCCAAGCCATCTCCCAGGATGCCTTGCAGAACCTGCAGCTCCAGGCGGTCCCCAACTCGGGGCCCATCATCATCCGCACGCCCACGGTGGGGCCCAACGGGCAGGTGAGCTGGCAGACCATCCAGCTCCAGAACCTGCAGGTGCAGAACCCCCAGGCCCAGACAATCACCTTGGCCCCCATGCAGGGAGTGTCGCTGGGGCAGACGGGCAGCACCAGCACCACGCTCACGCCCATCGCCTCCCTGCCCAGCGGCACCGTCACCGTCAACGCCGCTCAGCTCTCCTCCATGCCAGGCCTCCAGACTATTAACCTCAGTGCCTTGGGAGCGTCTGGGATCCAGGTGCACCAGCTGCAGGGGCTGCCGCTGGCCATAGCCAACACCGCCG GTGACCACGGTGCTCAGCTGGGCCTTCACGGCGCGAGCGGAGACGGTCTCGGAGACGACAATACGGCCGTGGAGGAAGGAGAGACCAGCCCGGATCCACAGCCCCAGCAAGGCCGGAAAGTGCGGAGGGAAGCGTGTACCTGCCCCTACTGCAAAGACAGCGAGGGAAG GAGCTCTGGGGATCCAggtaaaaaaaagcaacacatctGCCACATCCCAGGCTGCGGGAAGGTGTACGGCAAAACCTCGCACCTGCGGGCTCACCTGCGGTGGCACACCGGCGAGAGGCCCTTCGTGTGCACCTGGATCCTCTGCGGGAAGCGCTTCACCCGGAGCGATGAGCTGCAGCGGCACAAGCGCACACACACAG GAGAGAAGAAGTTCGCCTGCCCCGAGTGCCCCAAACGCTTCATGCGGAGCGACCACCTCTCCAAGCACATCAAGACCCACCAGAACAAGAAGGGAGGCACGGCCAACAGCGTGGCCATGAACGTCTCCGCCGTCCCCATGGACACGGGGGCCTCGGCCGAGGGCAACGGCGGGCCCACGCCCTCGGCCCTCATCGCCACCAACATGGTGGCCATGGAAGCCATCTGCCCCGAGGGCATCGCCCGCCTCGCCAGCAGCGGCATCAACGTCATGCAGGTGGCCGACCTCCAGTCCATCAACATCAGCGGCAACGGGTTCTGA
- the SP1 gene encoding transcription factor Sp1 isoform X2 gives MSDQESPEEMAAVKPEKGEGDASSTSSGGGGEGQESQPSPLALLAATCSRIESPNENSNSSQGQQGGSGELDLTAAAAQIAQSANGWQIISAGSGTPTPAKEPGANGSNGSGDASKSRPVSAGQYVVAAASNLQNQQVLTGLPGVIPNIQYQVIPQFQTIDGQQLQFAATPAQVNVQQDASGQLQIIPGANQQIITSRAGTGNLIAMPNLLQQAVPIQGVGLANNTLSGQTQYVANVPVALNGNITLLPVNSVAASLAPTSQTVTLSGSGSPDSSSQPATSGAAISSSSLATSHASSGSFFTNANSYSTTTTTSNMGIMNFSSSAAVGTNVQAQTPQRVGSVQSSDSLQSQVSGVALQPGQQKEGDQSQPAQQQQQILLQPQLVQGGQTIQALQTAPLSGQTFATQAISQDALQNLQLQAVPNSGPIIIRTPTVGPNGQVSWQTIQLQNLQVQNPQAQTITLAPMQGVSLGQTGSTSTTLTPIASLPSGTVTVNAAQLSSMPGLQTINLSALGASGIQVHQLQGLPLAIANTAGDHGAQLGLHGASGDGLGDDNTAVEEGETSPDPQPQQGRKVRREACTCPYCKDSEGRSSGDPGKKKQHICHIPGCGKVYGKTSHLRAHLRWHTGERPFVCTWILCGKRFTRSDELQRHKRTHTGEKKFACPECPKRFMRSDHLSKHIKTHQNKKGGTANSVAMNVSAVPMDTGASAEGNGGPTPSALIATNMVAMEAICPEGIARLASSGINVMQVADLQSINISGNGF, from the exons ATGAGCG ACCAGGAGAGTCCCGAGGAGATGGCTGCAGTGAAGCCCGAGAAGGGCGAGGGAGacgccagcagcaccagcagcggcggcggtggcgagggCCAG gagtcgcagccttccccgctggcgctgctggcggccACCTGCAGCAGGATCGAGTCTCCCAACGAGAACTCCAACAGCTCCCAGGGCCAGCAAGGCGGGAGCGGCGAGCTGGACctcacggccgccgccgcccagaTCGCCCAGTCCGCCAACGGCTGGCAGATCATATCCGCCGGCTCCGGCACGCCGACTCCCGCCAAGGAGCCGGGCGCCAACGGCAGCAACGGCAGCGGCGACGCCTCCAAGAGCCGGCCCGTGAGCGCGGGGCAGTACGTGGTCGCGGCCGCCTCCAACCTGCAGAACCAGCAGGTGCTGACGGGCCTGCCGGGCGTTATCCCGAATATCCAGTACCAGGTCATTCCCCAGTTCCAGACCATCGACGGGCAGCAGCTGCAGTTCGCCGCCACCCCGGCGCAGGTCAACGTGCAGCAGGATGCCTCGGGCCAGCTGCAGATCATCCCCGGCGCCAACCAGCAGATCATCACGAGCCGAGCGGGGACGGGTAACCTCATCGCCATGCCGAACCTGCTGCAGCAAGCCGTCCCCATCCAGGGCGTGGGCCTGGCCAACAACACCCTCTCGGGGCAAACCCAGTATGTGGCCAACGTCCCCGTGGCCCTCAACGGCAACATCACGCTGCTGCCGGTGAACAGCGTGGCGGCCAGCCTGGCCCCCACGTCGCAGACGGTCACCCTGAGCGGCTCCGGCTCTCCGGACAGCAGCTCCCAGCCGGCCACCTCGGGCGCTGCCATCAGCTCGTCCAGCCTGGCCACGTCTCACGCCAGCTCCGGCTCCTTTTTTACCAACGCCAACAGCtactccaccaccaccaccaccagtaaCATGGGCATCATGAATTTTTCCAGCAGCGCCGCCGTGGGAACGAACGTGCAGGCGCAGACGCCCCAGCGGGTCGGCAGCGTCCAGAGCTCGGACTctctgcagagccaggtctcCGGGGTGGCCCTGCAGCCGGGGCAGCAGAAGGAGGGGGATCAGAGCCAGccggcgcagcagcagcagcagatcctgctccagccccagctcgTCCAGGGAGGGCAGACCATCCAGGCCCTGCAGACCGCCCCGCTCTCTGGCCAGACCTTTGCCACCCAAGCCATCTCCCAGGATGCCTTGCAGAACCTGCAGCTCCAGGCGGTCCCCAACTCGGGGCCCATCATCATCCGCACGCCCACGGTGGGGCCCAACGGGCAGGTGAGCTGGCAGACCATCCAGCTCCAGAACCTGCAGGTGCAGAACCCCCAGGCCCAGACAATCACCTTGGCCCCCATGCAGGGAGTGTCGCTGGGGCAGACGGGCAGCACCAGCACCACGCTCACGCCCATCGCCTCCCTGCCCAGCGGCACCGTCACCGTCAACGCCGCTCAGCTCTCCTCCATGCCAGGCCTCCAGACTATTAACCTCAGTGCCTTGGGAGCGTCTGGGATCCAGGTGCACCAGCTGCAGGGGCTGCCGCTGGCCATAGCCAACACCGCCG GTGACCACGGTGCTCAGCTGGGCCTTCACGGCGCGAGCGGAGACGGTCTCGGAGACGACAATACGGCCGTGGAGGAAGGAGAGACCAGCCCGGATCCACAGCCCCAGCAAGGCCGGAAAGTGCGGAGGGAAGCGTGTACCTGCCCCTACTGCAAAGACAGCGAGGGAAG GAGCTCTGGGGATCCAggtaaaaaaaagcaacacatctGCCACATCCCAGGCTGCGGGAAGGTGTACGGCAAAACCTCGCACCTGCGGGCTCACCTGCGGTGGCACACCGGCGAGAGGCCCTTCGTGTGCACCTGGATCCTCTGCGGGAAGCGCTTCACCCGGAGCGATGAGCTGCAGCGGCACAAGCGCACACACACAG GAGAGAAGAAGTTCGCCTGCCCCGAGTGCCCCAAACGCTTCATGCGGAGCGACCACCTCTCCAAGCACATCAAGACCCACCAGAACAAGAAGGGAGGCACGGCCAACAGCGTGGCCATGAACGTCTCCGCCGTCCCCATGGACACGGGGGCCTCGGCCGAGGGCAACGGCGGGCCCACGCCCTCGGCCCTCATCGCCACCAACATGGTGGCCATGGAAGCCATCTGCCCCGAGGGCATCGCCCGCCTCGCCAGCAGCGGCATCAACGTCATGCAGGTGGCCGACCTCCAGTCCATCAACATCAGCGGCAACGGGTTCTGA
- the SP1 gene encoding transcription factor Sp1 isoform X3 — protein MAAVKPEKGEGDASSTSSGGGGEGQESQPSPLALLAATCSRIESPNENSNSSQGQQGGSGELDLTAAAAQIAQSANGWQIISAGSGTPTPAKEPGANGSNGSGDASKSRPVSAGQYVVAAASNLQNQQVLTGLPGVIPNIQYQVIPQFQTIDGQQLQFAATPAQVNVQQDASGQLQIIPGANQQIITSRAGTGNLIAMPNLLQQAVPIQGVGLANNTLSGQTQYVANVPVALNGNITLLPVNSVAASLAPTSQTVTLSGSGSPDSSSQPATSGAAISSSSLATSHASSGSFFTNANSYSTTTTTSNMGIMNFSSSAAVGTNVQAQTPQRVGSVQSSDSLQSQVSGVALQPGQQKEGDQSQPAQQQQQILLQPQLVQGGQTIQALQTAPLSGQTFATQAISQDALQNLQLQAVPNSGPIIIRTPTVGPNGQVSWQTIQLQNLQVQNPQAQTITLAPMQGVSLGQTGSTSTTLTPIASLPSGTVTVNAAQLSSMPGLQTINLSALGASGIQVHQLQGLPLAIANTAGDHGAQLGLHGASGDGLGDDNTAVEEGETSPDPQPQQGRKVRREACTCPYCKDSEGRSSGDPGKKKQHICHIPGCGKVYGKTSHLRAHLRWHTGERPFVCTWILCGKRFTRSDELQRHKRTHTGEKKFACPECPKRFMRSDHLSKHIKTHQNKKGGTANSVAMNVSAVPMDTGASAEGNGGPTPSALIATNMVAMEAICPEGIARLASSGINVMQVADLQSINISGNGF, from the exons ATGGCTGCAGTGAAGCCCGAGAAGGGCGAGGGAGacgccagcagcaccagcagcggcggcggtggcgagggCCAG gagtcgcagccttccccgctggcgctgctggcggccACCTGCAGCAGGATCGAGTCTCCCAACGAGAACTCCAACAGCTCCCAGGGCCAGCAAGGCGGGAGCGGCGAGCTGGACctcacggccgccgccgcccagaTCGCCCAGTCCGCCAACGGCTGGCAGATCATATCCGCCGGCTCCGGCACGCCGACTCCCGCCAAGGAGCCGGGCGCCAACGGCAGCAACGGCAGCGGCGACGCCTCCAAGAGCCGGCCCGTGAGCGCGGGGCAGTACGTGGTCGCGGCCGCCTCCAACCTGCAGAACCAGCAGGTGCTGACGGGCCTGCCGGGCGTTATCCCGAATATCCAGTACCAGGTCATTCCCCAGTTCCAGACCATCGACGGGCAGCAGCTGCAGTTCGCCGCCACCCCGGCGCAGGTCAACGTGCAGCAGGATGCCTCGGGCCAGCTGCAGATCATCCCCGGCGCCAACCAGCAGATCATCACGAGCCGAGCGGGGACGGGTAACCTCATCGCCATGCCGAACCTGCTGCAGCAAGCCGTCCCCATCCAGGGCGTGGGCCTGGCCAACAACACCCTCTCGGGGCAAACCCAGTATGTGGCCAACGTCCCCGTGGCCCTCAACGGCAACATCACGCTGCTGCCGGTGAACAGCGTGGCGGCCAGCCTGGCCCCCACGTCGCAGACGGTCACCCTGAGCGGCTCCGGCTCTCCGGACAGCAGCTCCCAGCCGGCCACCTCGGGCGCTGCCATCAGCTCGTCCAGCCTGGCCACGTCTCACGCCAGCTCCGGCTCCTTTTTTACCAACGCCAACAGCtactccaccaccaccaccaccagtaaCATGGGCATCATGAATTTTTCCAGCAGCGCCGCCGTGGGAACGAACGTGCAGGCGCAGACGCCCCAGCGGGTCGGCAGCGTCCAGAGCTCGGACTctctgcagagccaggtctcCGGGGTGGCCCTGCAGCCGGGGCAGCAGAAGGAGGGGGATCAGAGCCAGccggcgcagcagcagcagcagatcctgctccagccccagctcgTCCAGGGAGGGCAGACCATCCAGGCCCTGCAGACCGCCCCGCTCTCTGGCCAGACCTTTGCCACCCAAGCCATCTCCCAGGATGCCTTGCAGAACCTGCAGCTCCAGGCGGTCCCCAACTCGGGGCCCATCATCATCCGCACGCCCACGGTGGGGCCCAACGGGCAGGTGAGCTGGCAGACCATCCAGCTCCAGAACCTGCAGGTGCAGAACCCCCAGGCCCAGACAATCACCTTGGCCCCCATGCAGGGAGTGTCGCTGGGGCAGACGGGCAGCACCAGCACCACGCTCACGCCCATCGCCTCCCTGCCCAGCGGCACCGTCACCGTCAACGCCGCTCAGCTCTCCTCCATGCCAGGCCTCCAGACTATTAACCTCAGTGCCTTGGGAGCGTCTGGGATCCAGGTGCACCAGCTGCAGGGGCTGCCGCTGGCCATAGCCAACACCGCCG GTGACCACGGTGCTCAGCTGGGCCTTCACGGCGCGAGCGGAGACGGTCTCGGAGACGACAATACGGCCGTGGAGGAAGGAGAGACCAGCCCGGATCCACAGCCCCAGCAAGGCCGGAAAGTGCGGAGGGAAGCGTGTACCTGCCCCTACTGCAAAGACAGCGAGGGAAG GAGCTCTGGGGATCCAggtaaaaaaaagcaacacatctGCCACATCCCAGGCTGCGGGAAGGTGTACGGCAAAACCTCGCACCTGCGGGCTCACCTGCGGTGGCACACCGGCGAGAGGCCCTTCGTGTGCACCTGGATCCTCTGCGGGAAGCGCTTCACCCGGAGCGATGAGCTGCAGCGGCACAAGCGCACACACACAG GAGAGAAGAAGTTCGCCTGCCCCGAGTGCCCCAAACGCTTCATGCGGAGCGACCACCTCTCCAAGCACATCAAGACCCACCAGAACAAGAAGGGAGGCACGGCCAACAGCGTGGCCATGAACGTCTCCGCCGTCCCCATGGACACGGGGGCCTCGGCCGAGGGCAACGGCGGGCCCACGCCCTCGGCCCTCATCGCCACCAACATGGTGGCCATGGAAGCCATCTGCCCCGAGGGCATCGCCCGCCTCGCCAGCAGCGGCATCAACGTCATGCAGGTGGCCGACCTCCAGTCCATCAACATCAGCGGCAACGGGTTCTGA